The segment TTTCGGTGGCGACCAGCGAGCGCTTCAAGGGACGCGACGGCACCAACAAGGAATCCACCGAGTGGCATAACATCGTCGTCTACGGCAAACAGGCCGAGCTGTGCAGCCAGTATCTGAAGAAGGGGCGGCAGGTCTATATCGAAGGGCGCTTGACCACGCGGCAGTGGGAAGCCAAGGACGGGACCGG is part of the Candidatus Binatia bacterium genome and harbors:
- the ssb gene encoding single-stranded DNA-binding protein, yielding MSVNKVILLGNLGRDPEVRYLPSGQPVANFSVATSERFKGRDGTNKESTEWHNIVVYGKQAELCSQYLKKGRQVYIEGRLTTRQWEAKDGTG